A genomic region of Arachis hypogaea cultivar Tifrunner chromosome 5, arahy.Tifrunner.gnm2.J5K5, whole genome shotgun sequence contains the following coding sequences:
- the LOC112801522 gene encoding vesicle-associated protein 1-2, giving the protein MSTGELLSIEPLELKFFFELKKQISCSLQLSNKTDSYVAFKVKTTNPKKYCVRPNTGIVMPRSTCDVTVTMQAQKEAPPDMQCKDKFLLQSVKAPDGTTPKDITAEMFNKEAGHLVEECKLRVVYLAPTQPPSPVAEGSEEGSSPRGSISENGNFTGPDSTPVTRAFAERSDVPEKSAEAKALIARLTEEKNNALRQNSKLNQELELLKRESSKSRGGVSMVIVILIGLLGIIMGYLMKKA; this is encoded by the exons ATGAGCACCGGCGAGCTTCTTAGCATCGAGCCTCTCGAGCTCAAGTTCTTCT TTGAGCTGAAGAAGCAGATCTCATGCTCTCTTCAATTGTCAAATAAGACCGATAGCTATGTTGCTTTCAAG GTGAAAACAACCAATCCTAAGAAATATTGTGTTCGTCCAAACACTGGAATTGTCATGCCGCGATCTACGTGTGATGTTACAG TTACCATGCAAGCGCAAAAGGAAGCTCCACCTGATATGCAATGCAAGGATAAGTTTCTTCTTCAAAGCGTAAAAGCACCTGATGGAACAACTCCAAAGGATATCACTGCTGAAATG TTCAACAAGGAAGCAGGGCATTTGGTTGAGGAGTGCAAATTGAGAGTGGTGTATCTGGCCCCAACTCAACCACCGTCTCCAGTCGCAGAAGGTTCTGAGGAAGGGTCATCACCTAGAGGCTCTATCTCTGAGAATGGAAATTTCACTGGTCCTGACTCCACACCA GTAACAAGGGCTTTTGCTGAACGATCAGATGTTCCAGAAAAATCTGCAGAG GCAAAAGCTCTTATTGCAAGGCTTACTGAAGAAAAGAATAATGCATTGCGACAAAATAGCAAGCTTAATCAGGAACTG GAGCTGCTGAAACGTGAAAGCAGCAAAAGTCGTGGGGGCGTTTCGATGGTCATTGTCATATTAATTGGTTTGCTTGGCATAATAATGGGGTATCTCATGAAAAAGGCCTAA
- the LOC112801521 gene encoding phosphatidylinositol/phosphatidylcholine transfer protein SFH11: protein MSSVKGKEKEKDVEVVITTRGDTESLTTYSSSSGERAWLHSADGRTKCLHPPIETHWELPSSGAKKPSSSSSSSFKSLFTFPLTKLRRTKSMQTVLEGPRDPKDAQIVESFRRMLFLEGLLPTKHNDYHTLLRFLRMRDFDMLKSKDVFLNYLKWHEEFGVDMLLKEFKYPEYTEVKKCYPHGYHGVDRHGRPVYIERLGMVDLNKLLQVTTFERFIKYHVSEQEKTLRIRYPACSMAAKRHIASTTSILDVNGVGMSNFSKPARYLFMEIQKIDSSYYPETLHKLFIINAGSGFKMLWKAVKTFLDVRTVAKVQVLGSNYLSVLLEAIDISNLPSFLGGKCTCSDYGGCLMSDRGPWKNPDIVKMIEVISLREEMDSKNDSNNGDVASEDSPSMPKKGDMGNQNDFGFNLAPLDESACAGLDSKYKLALQKINGLEAALGDTKNKIETLEEALEDAKMALKELAQSIIQPKL from the exons ATGAGCAGTGTGAAGggaaaggagaaagagaaggatgTGGAAGTTGTAATAACAACAAGAGGTGACACTGAATCATTAActacttattcttcttcttctggtGAGAGAGCGTGGTTGCATTCTGCTGATGGTAGAACTAAATGTCTTCATCCCCCTATTGAAACGCATTGGGAACTCCCTTCATCAGGTgccaagaagccttcttcttcgTCATCATCAAGCTTCAAGTCACTCTTCACCTTCCCTCTCACCAAACTCAGAAGGACCAAGAGCATGCAAACCGTTCTAGAAGGACCTCGCGATCCAAAAGATGCCCAGATTGTTGAGTCCTTCCGCAGAATGCTCTTTCTTGAGGGTCTCTTACCCACCAAGCACAATGATTATCATACTCTTTTGAG GTTTCTTCGCATGAGAGATTTTGACATGTTGAAATCCAAAGACGTATTTCTCAATTATCTGAAATGGCACGAGGAATTTGGAGTAGACATGCTTCTTAAG GAATTCAAATACCCGGAGTACACAGAAGTAAAGAAATGCTATCCTCATGGATACCATGGGGTTGATAGACATGGCAGACCAGTATACATTGAGAGACTTGGGATGGTAGACCTTAACAAGCTGCTGCAAGTAACCACATTTGAGAGGTTCATAAAGTATCATGTGTCAGAACAAGAGAAAACATTGAGAATAAGATACCCTGCATGTTCCATGGCAGCTAAAAGGCACATAGCATCCACTACAAGTATCTTGGATGTTAATGGAGTA GGAATGTCTAATTTCTCAAAGCCAGCAAGGTACCTCTTTATGGAAATTCAGAAGATCGATAGTAGTTACTATCCTGAG ACTCTTCATAAGCTCTTTATTATCAATGCTGGATCCGGCTTCAAAATGCTATGGAAAGCCGTTAAGACATTCCTAGATGTTCGCACAGTAGCAAAAGTTCAA GTGTTAGGTTCTAATTATCTTAGTGTGTTACTCGAGGCTATTGATATAAG TAATTTGCCAAGTTTTTTGGGTGGTAAATGCACATGTTCTGATTATGGAGGATGCTTAATGAGTGATAGAGGTCCATGGAAAAATCCAGATATAGTAAAAATGATTGAG GTCATATCCTTGAGAGAAGAGATGGATAGTAAAAATGATTCAAATAATGGTGATGTGGCTTCAGAAGATTCTCCCTCGATGCCCAAAAAG GGTGACATGGGAAACCAAAATGATTTTGGTTTTAATCTAGCTCCACTTGATGAGTCAGCATGTGCTGGATTAGACTCAAAATATAAGTTAGCATTGCAAAAAATTAATGGCCTGGAAGCTGCTCTTGGAGACACCAAGAAT AAAATCGAGACACTGGAAGAGGCACTTGAGGACGCCAAGATG gCCTTGAAAGAGCTCGCACAAAGTATAATACAGCCGAAGCTATGA